The Pseudanabaena yagii GIHE-NHR1 genome segment GTCTCTAAATTATGTTGAAATATAACTAGAGAAAGACATCTCATTGATACATGGAAATTATAAGAATGCAATTATTCTCCTGTAATAAATACAATATACGAACATTACTGTGAAGATAAATTATTGTCACAGATTATAACAATTCAATTATGGAAAGTCATGTCAGAAGTACCATAGTTTATAGGAGTTTCTGTGAGTAATTTAAAAACTCTTTGTTAATAAACATTTGTTTTTTATCGAATCAATTATCGTTATTGTAGGTTCCATCAAAGTTAAAAAAGTCTTTCCCAGAAGCGTTCTAGATTCCAAGGCATATAGTTAACTGTGAATAAATAGATAAAGAGTATTTTATGTTGACGGATTTAGACTCTAGGCATCCAACGGTTTATCCATTAGGGGCAACTTGGGATGGCAAAGGAACTAATTTTGCTATCTTTTCCAAACATGCAGCAGGTATTGAATTGTGTTTGTTCGATCAAGAAAATCGAGAAACTCGTTTACCGCTAGTTGAAGGCGAGAATCATATTTGGTCTTTCTATGTACCTGAGGTAAAACCTGGACAGAACTATGGATTTCGAGTTAATGGTCTTCATAAGCCTGAACAGGGACATCGCTTTAACCCAGCAAAGCTCCTGATCGATCCCTATGCTAAAGCGATCGCAGGTGATGTCATTCATGGGGCAGAAATTTTTGGTTATGCTTGGGACGATTCGCAAAAAGACTTGTCCATATCTTATCAAGATGATGCTCACCTGATTCCTAAGTCAGTGGTTGTAGATGACTCCTTTGATTGGGATGGAGATCGCCTTCTCCAAACACCTTGGAATCAGACTATTATTTATGAAACTCATGTCAAGAGCTTTACTCAGCAGAACCCCGACATTCCTGAAAATCTACGAGGTACTTATGTTGGTCTTGCACATCCTGCGGCGATCGCCCATTTGAAGTCTCTTGGTATTACAGCAGTTGAGCTTTTACCGATTCATCACTTCTTCCTTTACTCAGGTTTGCTTGCTGATAGAGGGTTAAGCAATTACTGGGGGTACGATCCCATCGGTTATTTTGCACCCTATTCTGGGTACAGTGCTAGTGGCATTTTGGGAGAGCAGGTGACAGAATTTAAGCATATGGTTAAATGCCTCCATGCTGAAGGCATAGAAGTGATTTTAGATGTCGTCTATAACCATACGGGAGAAGGTAATCATCTTGGTCCAACCCTATCTCTACGAGGAATTGACAATGCAGTTTATTATCGATTACAAGAAAATAATCTAAGAGAGTATACAGATTTTTCTGGATGCGGTAACTGTCCTAATACTCTTCATCCTCAAGTTTTAAAGCTAATTATGGATAGTCTACGTTACTGGGTGACAGAAATGCACGTTGATGGTTTTCGTTTTGATGTAGCAGCAGCTTTAGGTAGAGGAGAATTGATTGAAATAGATATATGGCGGGGGGCTGGACAGAGAAAGATCAAAGTTGCTAACTATGATTTTGATCCACTAGGAGTTTTTTTTACTCTTATCCATCAAGATCCTATTCTTTCTCAAGTTAAGTTGATTGCTGAAGCTTGGGATGCAGGAGACAGAGGCTATCAGATCGGAAATTTCCCCATTTTATGGTCGGAATGGAATGGCAAGTATGTCGATGTGATGCGAGATTTCTGGCGTGGTGAAGACATCAAGCTCAAAGAATTTGCTGATCGCTTTATAGGTAGCCCTGATTTGTATCAACACAATTACCGTCGCCCCCATGCCAGCATTAATTATGTTACCTGTCATGATGGTTTTACCCTCACCGATCTAGTTAGCTATAATGAGAAACATAACGAAGCGAATTTGGAAGATAGTGGCAGTAATCACAATCGTTCTGAGAATTTTGGCGTAGAAGGAGAGACAGATGACTCAGAAATTTTGCGGATGAGATCGCAGCAGAAACGCAACTTTTTAGTAACTCTGATGATGTCTCAAGGTGTACCGATGCTGTTAGGTGGTGATGAAATTGGGCGAACTCAACAGGGAAATAATAATCCTTATTGCCAAGACAATAAAATTTCTTGGTTTAATTGGGAATTAAGTGCGGAAAATGAGGCGCTATTAAAATTTGTCCAGCAGCTAATAGAGTTTCGTTGCCAACATCCAATATTTCGGCAAGACAATTGGTTAGAGAGAGAGTCAAACCGAGATGCTATTGCTTGGTTTAACTCTGATGGTATTGAGATAAGTGATGAACAATGGGCAAGTGTCATTCGTTGCATTAGTGTCTTCTTGGACAGTACAAAAATTCATTCTCCTAATATTCAAGATGATAGTTTTCTTCTTTTCTTCAATGCTGAGGATGAAATAATTGACTTTATTTTCCCTATTGATTTACGGGATAGGTCATGGAAAATTGTAATTGATACAACCAAACCCACGTTTGAGGAAAACTTGATTGAACTATATAAGCATGAATTTAAAGTAGCTGCGAGATCATTGTTAGTACTCCAAATTCTACATAGCCAGTATCTTATAATTCTAGATACCTGATTTATGGATTTACCAAATATTAGCATCTCGTTTATATTTTGTTCTTCTATCTTCACCTTCATTATTAATTTGTTGAAAAACAGATTCATTTTTAAAGATTTGCAGAAAAGTTGAATTTGCTTCAGGTATATTGTTACACAATTTCATTATTGATTTTAACCTCCAAATATTCTCATTATTGTCAGAATAATTTGATTCCAAAAAACATTGAGCCATTACTTTTAATTTAGATGAATACATTTTTATATATTTATCTTCTTTATTCCTTGAACTATTTTTTAAAAAATCCAAGGCATTCTCTAATAACTGAATGGCACTCGTGTAGTTACGTTGATTTAATAGAAGATCTACAAGTGTAAGTTGGCATTCGTACTTTAGATCGTCTTTTGCATATTCTAAACATTTGTTATATTGCTGTATTGCTTCTTTGTCATCTTTATTTCTTATTGTATAAATCTGTCCTAAATCAAAGTAAACTTGTGCTTTGCCTGTAATAGTCTCAGTTATTTTATTATATACTTTAATCGCTTTTTCATATTCCTGATTTTCTTTTAATGCATTACCCAACTTATACTCAGCGTCATAATAAAATACATTTGGATCAGAATAAGATGTATTCAGAGAATAATCTTTACGAATATCAATAGCTTTTTGAAAGCTAGAAATAGCTTCTTCATATGCCTTGTAATTACTATATGCAACACCTCTGTCATACCATAATTTATCGGCATTCTTTGGATTCTTTAAAGTAGTAATTTCAATAGCTTTATCAAAGCTAGCAATAGCCTCTTCATAGCGCTCTAACTTTGCTAGTGTTAAACCTCTTCTATACCAAGCATCTTCATACTCAGGATCAATTTGAATTGCTAGATCAAAGTTTTCTAACGCATCTTTATATTCAGATTTAGCTTCTCCAGAGTATAATTTGTGACTTTGCTTATCTGCAATATAGTGGAGAGCTATTCCCTTATCATATAAAGCCCAAGTCAAATCGTCTCTACGTTCTAAAGCTTTATTATAATATTTAATTGCTAGTCTAAAAAATTCTTCTTTGTCTTGCTTAAGCTTAGCAAGCTCAGTATAAGCCAATCCTAGACTATACCAAGCTAATGGAAATTCAGGATTCATTGTAATTGCTCGATTGTATATGTCTATAGACCTTTGAATCTCTTCATCCGAAGAACAAGTTAATCTAAGCTTATCACCCGCATCAACTAAACCACCATAGCTTTTGTGTTCTGAGCAATTTTCTTGCTTGTCAAAATTAATTGATTTTATGAATATATTTAATGCCTCCATATTTTGACTGTTGATTGATCCCATAAAATCTTTTAAAGCATCTTTATATTTTTCTACAGATTTATCATAGTTTTCTTTTTCAGTAGGTCTAAATCGCATTGTCTGATAATAGCTATCAACCTCTTTTTGACAATACTCAACTTTCCGAATGAGAAGGACGCGAAGACTTTCTGCCTGATTTTCGTCATGATTATGATGATTTTTGATTTTTTCTATGGATATTTCAATGTTTTGTCTCAGACACTCTAAAGTTTGCCCCTTAGCTTCCCAAAAGCGATGATCATATCGTTGTATGCTGATTGCCTTTTCATAATTTTTGAGGGCTTCCTCATAATGATCACGTGCTTCTTCTTCATTCTTCTGATCTTTGTATTTATCTCCTTGCAATTTAAGAATGTGACCTTGTTTAAATAAGGCATTAGCATTGTCTGGTTTATATTCCAATGCTTTCTTACACCAGTTGAGGCTAATGTCGTCGTGATCTGATTGCCAACACACGCTTTGCATAAAAAGTTGACTACTAAACGTTGGATCAACATGGTTAGCCGTCTTGTCAATAGCATCTCGTAAGTATGCTTCCCATTTATATTTATCTTCTTTTGACGCATTTGGGGAGAAATTTTTAACAATGTATTCCAGCACTGCAACCTTACCAATATCATCGTTTAATTGCTCAAAATGATTTTTGGCTAATTGCACAACTGCTTCAATCCGTGAGCGATATTTACCATAATGAGTGTTGTAATTGAGTTCAAAAGCTACCCATTTATATTTGGCTACGAATTCTAGTGTTTTCAAAAAGATTTTGGTGGGACTCTGGAGAAGAGGATGATCTTTTAACTCATGATTATTCGTTCCACTAGATTCCTCGCAAATTTTATCAAAGGCTATTTGGATTATTTCGTTCTTACGCAGATAAATTGAAGCAAACAAGTGGTATAAAAATGAACTCTGATAGTCAGATTGTTGAGCAAAGCAAGCATGGTAAAGATATTCTCCAATATATCCACACCACTCAATATCGCTATATTTAGTAAATGGTAGCTTGTCACGGCTTAACTTATCTGCTCGTTGTTTGAAGTAAATTGCGAGATGATTGTGAATTTCATAAAAAAGTTCTCGATTTTCTTGAAAAAGATTTCTCCGAAGTACTTGACGAACTAAATCATGAAAGTGATATCTATCTTGATTGAGAATAACAAAATATTGTTTTGATAGCCAATCAAACAAGTAGTCAACATCAGTTTTTTGATTTTCTTGCGAAGTGTTCAATTCCAGAAGTGCTTGATCTAAAAAATACTGAATTAACTGTTGGTCAAACCAGCGACAACAAGATATTATTTGAATAATTTTTTGTTTTTTATTTGAAAATCCAGATAAAAAGACATTTAAAATATCCCGATTAATTACTGAATCATCAATTTCTTTCTTTTCTATTCTTTGTTTGCAAAGGAGTTCAAGATACTTCGGATGTCCTTTAGTTAGTGAAAAATATTTCTGTGTTACTTCATCTCTTTCTTCATCGGTAAGCTCTTGCTCTAGCTGCTGTTTACAGTATTTATCTACTTCATCCTTTTCTTTAAAACAATCAAGACAAAGCTCGATGGCGATTTGACTATCTTGTTCTTGATCTATAAAGTTAGACCAATTGTCTTGCTTAGTTAACCGATTACGTCCAGAGATTATTATGATTACTTTGTGATTAGATTGATGGTTAAATAATTTACTTTCAGTAGAGAATAAAAATTGACAAAACCATTCATTTAAATCTGAAGTTAATTTATCAGTTGAGTGGATTTTTTCGTATTTTTCAAATATCAAGATAATAGACTGCTTCTTCGAGGCTTCAATTAACATTTCAATAAATAGTGGTGTCAAGTATATTAAAGGAGCTAACAAAAGCTTACGTACATTTTCATTTTGAGTTGCGTGGTGTTGATTTAAAAGACCATCTTTAATTTCCAGAAGTGAAGCGGCGATCTCTGGTGAAGTTCGTACAATTTGTACAATTTCCCCACCAATACTAGAAGCCATTGGCATTAACGCTGGAGCACCAAGAGCTAGCGCAAGACTAGAAGTAATAACCTTACCTCCTAACTCTGCCAACTTGGAAACACTTTCAATTTGCTCCTTGGTAACTGGTTCTGAACTTTTACTTCCAGTTGCTCTAAGCTTATTTAATGTGTCTTGATAAAGATTAGATACTTCCCTGAAGGTACTGCCTTGGAATAGATGATTTTCATGTTGTAGAGAATGTAGAATATTATCAACAAAATTCTTGTCAAAAGCAGGATCTGATGCAATCTTATCCATTAGTTTTAATGCTTCTTTCGGAGTCCCTAATTGCCCAAAATTAATTCGGATAATCCTGACATCTGTGGAGTTCTTGCCTTCCTTTTTTGTTGATTTTTTTGCTACCTCTTCTAAGTTCTCTAGGAAATCATGCTTCCCTACTCCACCAAGACCATAGAGAAGAAATATAAAAGGAACTTTTTTACCAGTTGAGCTTGATTCTTCAAGAGAGAATTTAAAAGCCCTGATAAATTTGTTTACATCCTCGTCATTTCGCTCGACATATTTTTTGTTGATTGTCATGACTTTCTAAATCTATGATGACTAATTATTTTATATATTAATCCCATTTTAATTCATCTTCATTAAGAGGATTATTCACATTAAGGCATTAAAATAAAACTTTATAGAAGTTAGCGATTACGTTCTACATTTCGTTAGGACTATAGCAATCCTAAATGAGTCGTGAGAAAACATTTAACTAGATGCTTTATGGTATAGCAACTTAAAAGTTCAAACTTCTCACAAATGATTTAGGATTGCTATACTTATGATGCGGTAAATTCAAAGCCATTGGCTGCAGCATAGCGTTCCATAAATCGCATGAAGCGATCCCAATGGTCGGTTGATCCAACATCAAACACAATTTCGATTTTTGCCAATTCGGAATCATCGCCTTTATCTTGCCAAAAGAGCTTCGAGGTTTTCGGCTCAATGGAAATAGTCCCTTCACTATCGACCAGTCTGATATCGTTAAAAGATGCCTTAGCAAAACTATTTGCGCCTTGCACTGCCTTGATATTCACAAAAGTCATCTTGACGGAGTTTTCGCCAGTATTGCGATCGCGCCTCAGCCGCACATCACTCAACTCTTCGGGAATACCTGCAAAAAATTCAATGGATGGAGTTATGGAATTCATGGTTTTATCTCCTTGTTTTTTGGGCTTTTAGCTTTTAGCTTTTAGCTTTTAGCTTTTGGTGATTGGTAATTGGTAATTGGTAATTATTCCAAGCTATTTAAAGATTGCTAACAGCTAATCGCTAACAACTAACAGCTAACAGCTAATCGCTAACAGCTAACAACTTCAAATAATCATCACGAAAATGTCTTAATGTACTCACAATCGGATTAGGGGCAGATTGTCCTAAACCGCAGAGACTCATGGATTTCACCATGCCACAGAGTTCTTCGAGACTGGCGAGATCAGCTTCCGTGGCTCTATGCTCTACGAACTTGGTTAATAGCTGATGGAGTTGCACCGTACCCGCACGGCAAGGAATACATTTACCGCAGGATTCATCCATACAGAACTGGATGAAAAACCTTGCCATATCCACCATATTCGTATTTTCATCCATGACCACCATGCCCCCTGACCCAATAATGGAACCAAGGGCTTGCATTGCCTCATAATCAACGGGGGTATCAAAGGCAGAGGCAGGAATACAACCACCTGAAGGTCCACCTGTCTGCACTGCCTTGACCTTGCCGCCATTTGCCGCACCACCACCCATATCTTCGACGATTTGGCGTAAGGGAATGCCCATAGGCACTTCCACTAACCCTGTATTGGCGATATTTCCTGCTAGGGAAAATACCTTTGTGCCTTTGCTCTTTTCTGTACCGATGCTGGCATACCATGCGCCACGATTGCGAATGATTGGCACAATATTGGCGAAGGTTTCCACATTGTTGATCAGGGTGGGACAGCTCCAGAGCCCTGATTCCGCAGGATAGGGCGGGCGGGGATGAGGAATACCGCGACCACCTTCAATAGAGGCAATCAGAGCCGTTTCTTCACCGCAAACATAGGCTCCTGCGCCGACGCGCACATCAATCTTAAAGTCAAAGGTGGACTCGAAGATTTGACTGCCGAGGATGCCATGCTGTTTGGCTTGTTGAATGGCGAGGCGGATATGCTCGATCGCAGGTGGATACTCGGCACGCACATAGACATAGCCGTGAGTTGCGCCGACCGCATAGGCAGCGATCGCCATGCCCTCTAGTACCCGATGCGGATCGCTCTCGAGAATACTGCGATCCATAAATGCCCCCGGGTCACCCTCATCGGCATTGCAAATCACATATTTCTGTTGAGGTTGATTTGGAGTTTGATTGCGCCGCCGATCTTGCATTTTGGCAACCGTCGCCCATTTCAACCCTGTGGGATAGCCCGCACCACCACGACCGCGCAAACCACTGCGAGTAACTTCATCAATTACCTGCTGTGGTGACATTTCATGGAGAGTGCGATAAAGCTGACGATAACCGCCAACAGCAATATAGGACTCAATGCGGGTAGGATCAATTTTGCCAATATGTTCCAATACAATTCGCAATTGTTGTGTAAAAAACGGATGTTCAAGATCGCCAAGGTTCGCCGTGACATTGCCCCCTTTAAGTCCACTCACAATCGATGCCGCTTGCTCAGGTTTCACCCTCTCATAAAGAACACTCGAAGGATCAACGGCGACTAAAGGTCCTCGACCACAAAAACCCATACAGCCAACACTGACTACTTCCGCAGTCTCTTCCAGTCCATCGGCATGAATAGCCGCCGCAAGGCGATCGCGAACCTCTAAAGAGCCAGAGGCTTGGCATCCACCCGAAGTACAGCACCGAATGCGAATACTCTTTTGGCGATCGCGTTCTTCCTTCGCAATTTGTAATAGTCCTTCAATATCCATAATTAGTACTTATGGCTCCTCCATCCAGCCTTTGACCATTGCTAAAACATCTTCGGGGCTTTGTTGACGCGATACATGACCGTCATAGATCGCCGCAGGCGCAACACCACAGTTACCAATGCAGCGCTCTACTCGTAGAAATACTTTGCCATTAGGCGATCGCTCTCCCGCCTTGAGGTGCAGTTCCTTAGTTAAGATGTCTAACAAAGCTTGCCCCCCTTTGGTATAACAAGCCGTTCCTAAACAAATAGAACAGGTATGTTTACATTTAGGCTGGATCGAGAAAAGATGATAGAAAGTTGCTACACCATATACTCGACTAAGGGGGAGTTTTAATTCTCTTGCGATATAGGTAAGGACATCTTTTTCGAGGTAGCCAAACTGTTCTTGCGCCCTGTGTAATACTTCAATCAGAGCATCTTGGCGGTTACGGTTTTGGCGAATCGTCAAATCTAAAGAATGGAATCGAGGATTGGGCGAACCATCTTCAATATTTGGCTGTGGAAGGGAGATTCTCGACAGCATAAACAATACCTTTGTTGCTAAAGTAGAGGTATTTCGCACTATTCATCTTTCATTCTCTAATTTCTGGATAGAATTAGTACAAAAAACACAAAACTTTAACACTTAGACTGAAATTGTAGAATTGTTACAGCAATTTCCGAGCAAGTGAACCACAATAAATCTTTTGAAAGTGCTGCAAAGCAGCACTTTCAAAAGATTTATTGGTTTGGGTTTGAGTGCAAAGCAATGTATTAACTTGTGTTGCAAAATTTAAGAAATTTCCTTAAGTTTTATCGAAGGATAGATTTTGATACTCAAAAAGCGAGAAAATTAGATATAACCGATTCTTCATAGTTTTGTGCTACAGAGTCGAAATTGCGAAGACTATCCATAGGTGGGAAAATCAAATGGTAAATAACCACAAGCCTAAGCGTATCGGTATTCTAACCAGTGGGGGAGACTGTCCTGGACTGAATGCCGTCATTCGTGCCGTTGTGAAGGTAGCAACCTATAAATATGGATGGGAAGTCTATGGCATTCCCTATGGAACCGATGGTTTTATCGAACTATTAGTTGGCAAACGTCAGCCAGAAGAGTTACGCATCAAGGAGCATGGCTACGATATTCCGGGGTTAGTGCAGGGGCTAGATATCCTTTATTTTCTGAGTGGTAGTGTATTGGGTTCGATTAGTAAAGGTGATCCTGAGCAACATGCTGAAGACATTATTAAGGGCTATGAAAAGTTAGGATTAACGGCTCTGATCGTGATGGGTGGTGATGGCAGTATTGAGATTTTGGATGGATTAGCTCAAAAAGCTGCGGAGCAAGGAGCCTCATGGAATTGGGTTGCCGTTCCCAAAACTATTGACAATGATATTCCTTTTACAGAAGCGTCAGTGGGTTTTGATACAGCCGTTAATCGCGTTACTCAAGCACTCTATGACCTCACATTTACCGCCGCTAGCCATGATCGCGTGATGATTGTCCAAGTGATGGGACGAGATTCAGGCTATCTGGCGATGGAAGCGGGAATTGCGGGTGGTGCTGATGCAATTCTCATTCCTGAATTAACTCCTGTTTTAAATGAAGATGTGATTACGGGAGTCTGTTGCCATATTCAAGAGTTACAGAAGAGTGGCAGAAGGTTTGCTCTAGTCGTAGTTGCTGAGGGTGTGAAAAATCATCTCGGACAAAAAGAACATTACATTGGCGATTATGTGGCGCGGCATATTAAAGAATGTGGTAGTAAGATGTGTCAGATTAATACATCCGATCCTAATTACATTCATCCATTTGATACTCGCGTTACGGTCTTAGGTCATGTGCAGCGAGGTGGTACACCAACTTCTAGCGATCGCCTGTTAGCAACTGCCTTTGGACGAGAGGCAGTGGATTTAATTGCGAATGGTAACTATAACCAGATGGTGATTTGGGAAAATGGTAGGGTGAGTAGTGTTCCCATAAGTCGGGTAATTGAGCAAATCAAGAAGGGACGTAGAGAAAAGAAGGCTCCCTCAAGTGTTGATCCTCAAGGTTTTTTAGTGAGAACAGCACGAGATATTGGTATTTATGTCGGAGAGGCAAGTAGTGATGATCAGTAAAGAAAGTGCGATCGCCCCTCATCATCTAAAACCCGATCTCCATATATAGCAATGTAAGAGATAGCTAGGACAAATCAAAACCCAAAAGATGAGTGGCAGCGCTTCGCGCTGCCACTCATCTTTTGGGTTTTATGTCCTAAGCTAAAATTACATTGTGTAAGTAGCTGGGTGTAATTAAGTATAAAACCAGAACCAAAACCTGTGGCGCACGCTGCACGTGCGCCACAGGTTTTGGTTCTGGTTTTTAATTACGCTTAGCTACTTATCAGAAACTTTTGTTGGGCTTTACTCAGTAGACTAGGTAACATGAAATTTATGCTATTCATTTGGTGTAGTCATTTACAGCAATTTTTGATCAAACGAACCACAAAATATTTTTTGAAAGGCTTGCGAAGCAAGCCTTTCAAAAAATATCTTGGTTTGGGTTTGAGCGCAAAGCGCTGTAATAACTGCACCTTATACGATGAATGGCTTTTTTCTATTTTCTAAATCTATCCGAAGTGTTGTTAAGCAAAAGGTTTGTCAAGAAATAACATGAGTCCCCACCCTTCTACAGAAGTTTACGATGCGATCGTAGTTGGCTCTGGAGCCAATGGCGGCGTGGCTGCCAAGGAATTAAGCGAACGTGGTTTAAAAGTCCTTGTCTTAGAAGCAGGTCGGACTCCCGATGCATCCGAACTAGGCAATCAGGCAAGGGATATGGCAAAGCGAGTTTATAACCTTGCGATCGCCAAGCGTCAGTCCTATCAGTCGATGCATCCCGGATATTGGAAGGCAAATCCTGATTTATTTATTGATGAAAAAGACAATCCCTATACTACTCCACCCGATCAGCCCTTTTATTGGATTCGGGGTCGTCAGGTGGGGGGCAAGAGCTTAACTTGGGGTGGAATCACTTTACGCTTATCCGATTATGAATTTAAGGCGGCAAGTCGTGATGGGCATGAGCAGGACTGGCCGATCACCTATCAGGATCTCGCGCCCTACTACAGCAAGTTAGAAAAATTCTTTCAGGTGCGGGGTAGCCAAGAGGGATTGGCACAACTGCCCGATGGCGACTATCAGCCGACTTTGCCGCTAACCCCTGCGGAGGAGCATCTCAAGCAAATTGTCGAAAGTAAATGGTCAGATCGTCGCTTGATCCCTTCACGGGGTTTTGGATTGCATCGTCGCACGCCAGAACAGCCTTGGCCCGCGTACTCCAGTTTGGGTTCTTCGCTGAAGGCGGCGATCGCTACGGGAAATGTGACTTTGCGATCGGATGCGATGGTGAGCCATGTAATTTTTGATCCTGATACCCATCGGGCGCGTGGGGTGGGCTATATCGATCGCAATACTAATCAAGCCTATGAAGCCTTTGGGCGGACGGTAGTTTTATGTGCTTCGACGATTGAATCGGTGCGGATTCTATTGCACTCCACCGAGAAATATCAAACTGCGGGATTAACTAATCCTTCGGGAATGCTCGGTAGATTTTTGATGGATCATGTGTCCACTTCGACTTTCTTTTTGTTACCTAAGATCAAGCAAACCAAAACCTTTGATCTTTCAGGCTGTGATAGCTTTTTTATCCCCTGCTTCTGCAATTTAGAATCGCAACAGGAGAAATTCTTGCGTGGCTATGGCATTTGGGGCGGCGTACAGCGCTTTGATTTACCCCATATTTTGCGAAAAGTCGGCGATGGCTCAATTGGTTTCCTGATTGCCCACGGTGAGGTTTTGCCGCGCTATGAAAATCGCGTGCAACTAAGTCAGGATGTCGTGGATGCGTGGGGTCTGCCTGTGCCGCACATTGAATGTGCATGGTCAGAGAATGAACATCTGATGCTCGATCATATGCACCGACAGATTGATGAAATCATCAAACTCGCAGGGGGCAAGAATATGCAATTGACGGAGATGTTCCATGTACCTGTGTTTTCAGAATTTGTTAGTCGCATGGAGGAAACCATGTCATATTCTGCGCCCCCCGGTTATTACATCCATGAAGTCGGTGGCGCGAGAATGGGCAACTCCCCCGATCATTCAGTTGTCAATGCCCATAACCAAATATGGGAAGCGCCAAATCTCTTTGTCACCG includes the following:
- a CDS encoding tetratricopeptide repeat protein; this translates as MTINKKYVERNDEDVNKFIRAFKFSLEESSSTGKKVPFIFLLYGLGGVGKHDFLENLEEVAKKSTKKEGKNSTDVRIIRINFGQLGTPKEALKLMDKIASDPAFDKNFVDNILHSLQHENHLFQGSTFREVSNLYQDTLNKLRATGSKSSEPVTKEQIESVSKLAELGGKVITSSLALALGAPALMPMASSIGGEIVQIVRTSPEIAASLLEIKDGLLNQHHATQNENVRKLLLAPLIYLTPLFIEMLIEASKKQSIILIFEKYEKIHSTDKLTSDLNEWFCQFLFSTESKLFNHQSNHKVIIIISGRNRLTKQDNWSNFIDQEQDSQIAIELCLDCFKEKDEVDKYCKQQLEQELTDEERDEVTQKYFSLTKGHPKYLELLCKQRIEKKEIDDSVINRDILNVFLSGFSNKKQKIIQIISCCRWFDQQLIQYFLDQALLELNTSQENQKTDVDYLFDWLSKQYFVILNQDRYHFHDLVRQVLRRNLFQENRELFYEIHNHLAIYFKQRADKLSRDKLPFTKYSDIEWCGYIGEYLYHACFAQQSDYQSSFLYHLFASIYLRKNEIIQIAFDKICEESSGTNNHELKDHPLLQSPTKIFLKTLEFVAKYKWVAFELNYNTHYGKYRSRIEAVVQLAKNHFEQLNDDIGKVAVLEYIVKNFSPNASKEDKYKWEAYLRDAIDKTANHVDPTFSSQLFMQSVCWQSDHDDISLNWCKKALEYKPDNANALFKQGHILKLQGDKYKDQKNEEEARDHYEEALKNYEKAISIQRYDHRFWEAKGQTLECLRQNIEISIEKIKNHHNHDENQAESLRVLLIRKVEYCQKEVDSYYQTMRFRPTEKENYDKSVEKYKDALKDFMGSINSQNMEALNIFIKSINFDKQENCSEHKSYGGLVDAGDKLRLTCSSDEEIQRSIDIYNRAITMNPEFPLAWYSLGLAYTELAKLKQDKEEFFRLAIKYYNKALERRDDLTWALYDKGIALHYIADKQSHKLYSGEAKSEYKDALENFDLAIQIDPEYEDAWYRRGLTLAKLERYEEAIASFDKAIEITTLKNPKNADKLWYDRGVAYSNYKAYEEAISSFQKAIDIRKDYSLNTSYSDPNVFYYDAEYKLGNALKENQEYEKAIKVYNKITETITGKAQVYFDLGQIYTIRNKDDKEAIQQYNKCLEYAKDDLKYECQLTLVDLLLNQRNYTSAIQLLENALDFLKNSSRNKEDKYIKMYSSKLKVMAQCFLESNYSDNNENIWRLKSIMKLCNNIPEANSTFLQIFKNESVFQQINNEGEDRRTKYKRDANIW
- a CDS encoding NuoF family protein; the encoded protein is MDIEGLLQIAKEERDRQKSIRIRCCTSGGCQASGSLEVRDRLAAAIHADGLEETAEVVSVGCMGFCGRGPLVAVDPSSVLYERVKPEQAASIVSGLKGGNVTANLGDLEHPFFTQQLRIVLEHIGKIDPTRIESYIAVGGYRQLYRTLHEMSPQQVIDEVTRSGLRGRGGAGYPTGLKWATVAKMQDRRRNQTPNQPQQKYVICNADEGDPGAFMDRSILESDPHRVLEGMAIAAYAVGATHGYVYVRAEYPPAIEHIRLAIQQAKQHGILGSQIFESTFDFKIDVRVGAGAYVCGEETALIASIEGGRGIPHPRPPYPAESGLWSCPTLINNVETFANIVPIIRNRGAWYASIGTEKSKGTKVFSLAGNIANTGLVEVPMGIPLRQIVEDMGGGAANGGKVKAVQTGGPSGGCIPASAFDTPVDYEAMQALGSIIGSGGMVVMDENTNMVDMARFFIQFCMDESCGKCIPCRAGTVQLHQLLTKFVEHRATEADLASLEELCGMVKSMSLCGLGQSAPNPIVSTLRHFRDDYLKLLAVSD
- the psb28 gene encoding photosystem II reaction center protein Psb28, producing MNSITPSIEFFAGIPEELSDVRLRRDRNTGENSVKMTFVNIKAVQGANSFAKASFNDIRLVDSEGTISIEPKTSKLFWQDKGDDSELAKIEIVFDVGSTDHWDRFMRFMERYAAANGFEFTAS
- the glgX gene encoding glycogen debranching protein GlgX: MLTDLDSRHPTVYPLGATWDGKGTNFAIFSKHAAGIELCLFDQENRETRLPLVEGENHIWSFYVPEVKPGQNYGFRVNGLHKPEQGHRFNPAKLLIDPYAKAIAGDVIHGAEIFGYAWDDSQKDLSISYQDDAHLIPKSVVVDDSFDWDGDRLLQTPWNQTIIYETHVKSFTQQNPDIPENLRGTYVGLAHPAAIAHLKSLGITAVELLPIHHFFLYSGLLADRGLSNYWGYDPIGYFAPYSGYSASGILGEQVTEFKHMVKCLHAEGIEVILDVVYNHTGEGNHLGPTLSLRGIDNAVYYRLQENNLREYTDFSGCGNCPNTLHPQVLKLIMDSLRYWVTEMHVDGFRFDVAAALGRGELIEIDIWRGAGQRKIKVANYDFDPLGVFFTLIHQDPILSQVKLIAEAWDAGDRGYQIGNFPILWSEWNGKYVDVMRDFWRGEDIKLKEFADRFIGSPDLYQHNYRRPHASINYVTCHDGFTLTDLVSYNEKHNEANLEDSGSNHNRSENFGVEGETDDSEILRMRSQQKRNFLVTLMMSQGVPMLLGGDEIGRTQQGNNNPYCQDNKISWFNWELSAENEALLKFVQQLIEFRCQHPIFRQDNWLERESNRDAIAWFNSDGIEISDEQWASVIRCISVFLDSTKIHSPNIQDDSFLLFFNAEDEIIDFIFPIDLRDRSWKIVIDTTKPTFEENLIELYKHEFKVAARSLLVLQILHSQYLIILDT